A single genomic interval of Halorubrum aethiopicum harbors:
- the radA gene encoding DNA repair and recombination protein RadA — protein MPEDELEDLPGVGPATADKLVENGFESYQSIAVASPGEMSNTADIGESSASDIINAARDAADVGGFETGATVLERRQEIGKLSWQIEEVDDLLGGGIETQSITEVYGEFGSGKSQVTHQMAVNVQLSQENGGLDGGCIFVDSEDTFRPERIDDMVRGLDDEILADEMERREIEGTPDDEEAMEALVDAFLDQIHVAKAFNSNHQILLAEKAKELAGEHEESEWPIRIVCVDSLTAHFRAEYVGRGELAERQQKLNKHLHDLMRIGDLFNTAILVTNQVASNPDSYFGDPTQAIGGNILGHASTFRIYLRKSKGNKRIVRLVDAPNLADGEAVMRVQGEGLKPE, from the coding sequence ATGCCTGAAGACGAACTCGAGGACCTCCCAGGAGTCGGCCCGGCGACCGCGGACAAACTCGTCGAGAACGGATTCGAGAGCTACCAGTCGATCGCGGTCGCGAGCCCCGGCGAGATGTCGAACACCGCCGACATCGGCGAATCGTCCGCCTCCGACATCATCAACGCCGCCCGCGACGCGGCCGACGTCGGCGGCTTCGAGACGGGCGCGACCGTCCTCGAACGCCGCCAGGAGATCGGCAAGCTCTCCTGGCAGATCGAGGAAGTCGACGACCTCCTCGGCGGCGGTATCGAGACCCAGTCGATCACCGAGGTGTACGGCGAGTTCGGATCGGGGAAGTCGCAGGTCACCCACCAGATGGCCGTCAACGTCCAGCTCTCACAGGAGAACGGCGGCCTCGACGGCGGCTGTATCTTCGTCGACTCCGAGGACACGTTCCGGCCCGAGCGGATCGACGACATGGTTCGCGGGCTCGACGACGAGATCCTCGCCGACGAGATGGAGCGACGCGAGATCGAGGGCACCCCCGACGACGAGGAGGCCATGGAGGCGTTGGTCGACGCCTTCCTCGATCAGATCCACGTCGCGAAGGCGTTCAACTCCAACCACCAGATCCTGCTGGCCGAGAAGGCCAAGGAGCTCGCGGGCGAACACGAGGAGAGCGAGTGGCCCATCCGGATCGTCTGTGTGGACTCGCTCACCGCCCACTTCCGCGCCGAGTACGTCGGCCGCGGCGAGCTCGCCGAGCGCCAACAGAAGCTCAACAAGCACCTCCACGACCTGATGCGGATCGGCGACCTGTTCAACACCGCCATCCTCGTCACCAACCAGGTCGCGTCGAATCCCGACTCCTACTTCGGGGACCCCACGCAGGCGATCGGCGGCAACATCCTCGGACACGCCTCCACGTTCCGGATCTACCTCCGCAAGTCGAAGGGGAACAAGCGGATCGTCCGGCTCGTCGACGCGCCGAACCTCGCCGACGGCGAGGCCGTGATGCGCGTCCAGGGCGAGGGACTGAAACCGGAGTGA
- a CDS encoding amino acid-binding protein produces the protein MFDEILEKFEGSPSQQAVIRLFLERGFSVNEEGRVVSGGIEIPYTGIARELDVDRRVVDSTTDAILADPELKRIFTNISSIPSLMDLAPVLDLTVLTIEVAAADEAGIVAEVTGILADHGVPIRQVLSDDPEFTDDPKLYVITDAELPGELLVEIRELGYVRRVGF, from the coding sequence ATGTTCGACGAGATCCTCGAGAAGTTCGAGGGATCCCCGAGCCAGCAGGCCGTCATCCGGCTGTTCTTGGAGCGCGGCTTCTCGGTCAACGAGGAGGGACGGGTCGTCTCCGGCGGGATCGAGATCCCGTACACGGGGATCGCCCGCGAGCTCGACGTCGACCGGCGCGTCGTCGACTCCACGACCGACGCGATCCTCGCGGACCCCGAGCTGAAGCGCATCTTCACCAACATCTCGTCGATCCCGAGCCTGATGGATCTGGCCCCCGTCCTCGATCTGACCGTCCTCACGATCGAGGTCGCCGCGGCCGACGAGGCGGGGATCGTCGCCGAGGTCACCGGGATCCTCGCGGACCACGGCGTCCCCATCCGCCAGGTGCTGAGCGACGACCCGGAGTTCACCGACGACCCCAAGCTGTACGTGATCACGGACGCCGAGCTCCCCGGCGAACTGCTCGTCGAGATCCGCGAGTTGGGCTACGTCCGCCGCGTCGGGTTCTAG
- a CDS encoding histidine kinase, translating into MATETATATDVSTATGDWKAGVAGGLVGSAAFGLVMTFVIPAPLLEVVIPSMYGLAPPAAPVLGWIIHMSHGAVIGVGFAALVGARPALAATVENAVGLGAAYGLLVWAALAVIAMPIWLSAVGSPANPPLPNVSALSAVGHLLYGVVLGVVYAAIPN; encoded by the coding sequence ATGGCGACCGAAACCGCGACGGCGACGGACGTATCGACTGCAACCGGCGACTGGAAGGCGGGCGTGGCCGGCGGGCTCGTGGGCAGCGCCGCGTTCGGGCTCGTGATGACGTTCGTCATCCCCGCCCCGCTTCTGGAGGTCGTGATCCCCTCGATGTACGGGCTCGCGCCGCCGGCCGCCCCCGTTCTCGGCTGGATCATCCACATGTCCCACGGCGCGGTGATCGGCGTCGGGTTCGCCGCGCTCGTCGGCGCGAGGCCCGCCCTCGCCGCCACCGTCGAGAACGCCGTCGGGCTCGGCGCGGCCTACGGCCTCCTCGTCTGGGCCGCACTCGCCGTGATCGCCATGCCGATCTGGCTCTCGGCCGTCGGCTCCCCCGCGAACCCCCCGCTGCCCAACGTCAGCGCGCTGAGCGCGGTCGGCCACCTGCTGTACGGGGTCGTCCTCGGGGTCGTCTACGCCGCCATCCCGAACTGA